The Triticum aestivum cultivar Chinese Spring chromosome 7B, IWGSC CS RefSeq v2.1, whole genome shotgun sequence genome window below encodes:
- the LOC123160326 gene encoding putative F-box/FBD/LRR-repeat protein At5g22670 encodes MADGAASLLPTAGYDGEDRISALHDDLLCAIISRLSVTDAARTTALSPRWRHLWHSTPLVLDDVDLNESAREAIVSRVLADHPGPFRAVRLAGCKFASLDHDLAEWPRLLVTKGIQKLVIVNKHIQPQHASPRLPAEILRCDSLQRLLLGFWTFPADVSHGADVFLPHLHSLNMIRIDMSDHDLECLIAASPVLKTLVLARNKPKHVRLCSQSLHCVVVGGSPVKEIAVMETPLLDRLILVELPPSAIGGASMGVKITCAPNLRVFGYLEPRAHKLQIGDDVIEPNIMVSPRTVLPGVKILAVKVNFGVFEEINMLASFLRCFPNVDMLHIESLLHDPSIPGYDPTGEHYAKFWQEASPIKCLRSHVKRMVIHKYQGHQNEFEFLKFISKDALELQSLVLVPPKEKISLPDEVNEMIGRLGCPRFRAWASKVLLVLTKVDIGFSLQKSADLTVDDPFRCSMHG; translated from the exons ATGGCCGAcggcgccgcctccctcctccccaccGCCGGCTACGACGGCGAGGACCGAATCAGCGCCCTCCACGACGACCTCCTCTGCGCCATCATCTCCCGCCTCTCCGTCACGGACGCCGCCCGCACCACCGCCCTCTCCCCCCGCTGGCGCCACCTCTGGCACTCCACACCGCTCGTCCTCGACGATGTCGACCTGAACGAGTCCGCCCGAGAGGCCATAGTCTCCCGGGTCCTTGCCGACCACCCGGGCCCCTTCCGCGCCGTCCGCCTCGCCGGATGCAAGTTCGCCTCCCTGGACCATGACCTCGCCGAGTGGCCGCGCCTCCTCGTCACCAAGGGCATTCAGAAACTCGTCATCGTCAACAAGCACATCCAGCCCCAGCacgcctccccgcgcctccccgctgAAATCCTCCGCTGCGACTCGCTCCAGCGCCTCTTGCTGGGCTTCTGGACGTTCCCCGCCGACGTCTCCCACGGCGCCGACGTCTTTCTTCCCCACCTCCACAGTCTCAATATGATAAGGATTGACATGAGCGATCATGACCTAGAGTGTTTGATTGCTGCCAGCCCCGTTCTAAAGACCCTTGTGCTCGCCCGCAACAAGCCCAAGCATGTGCGTCTCTGCAGCCAAAGCCTCCATTGCGTGGTCGTTGGAGGATCCCCGGTGAAGGAGATCGCCGTGATGGAAACGCCGCTCTTGGATCGCCTTATCTTGGTGGAACTGCCTCCTAGTGCTATTGGAGGTGCTAGTATGGGGGTCAAGATTACCTGTGCACCCAACCTGCGGGTGTTTGGCTACCTGGAGCCGAGAGCTCACAAGCTGCAGATTGGCGATGATGTCATCGAG CCAAACATAATGGTGAGCCCAAGAACTGTGCTTCCAGGCGTCAAGATATTGGCCGTGAAGGTGAATTTTGGTGTTTTCGAGGAGATTAACATGCTTGCCAGCTTCCTTAGATGCTTTCCCAATGTTGACATGCTTCACATCGAG TCTCTCCTGCATGATCCATCCATACCTGGCTATGATCCCACTGGGGAGCACTATGCCAAGTTCTGGCAGGAGGCCAGTCCGATCAAATGCTTGCGATCACATGTCAAAAGGATGGTTATCCACAAATATCAAGGGCATCAAAACGAGTTTGAATTCCTCAAGTTCATCTCCAAGGATGCGCTGGAGCTGCAGTCTTTGGTGCTTGTGCCACCTAAAGAAAAAATTTCTTTACCGGACGAGGTGAATGAGATGATAGGCAGACTGGGGTGTCCACGGTTTCGAGCATGGGCCTCTAAAGTGTTGCTGGTGTTGACTAAAGTAGACATTGGTTTTAGCTTGCAGAAATCAGCTGACCTTACGGTCGACGACCCTTTTCGCTGCTCGATGCATGGCTAA